The following are encoded in a window of Novosphingobium sp. ZN18A2 genomic DNA:
- the parE gene encoding DNA topoisomerase IV subunit B — protein MPDDLFDKLPTAGGESYDGAAIEVLEGLEPVRRRPGMYIGGTDERALHHLAAEVLDNAMDEAVAGFANRIEVTLEDEPGSAGRLTITDNGRGIPVDEHPKFPGKSALEVILTTLHSGGKFSGKAYATSGGLHGVGVSVVNALSSLTRIEVARNKELFAQEFSRGAPTTGLQKIGAAPNRRGTSVTFVPDTEIFGSQKFKPARLFRLVRSKAYLFAGVEIRWKCAPSLASEDVPEEATFQFPGGLADHLSEQLQGRECVTSAPFSGSQDFPANDAGQEQGRVEWAIAWPLWSDGSYSYYCNTIPTPDGGTHEQGLRAALTKGIRAFGELVGQKKAKDIAPEDVVTGSEVMLSVFIRDPQFQSQTKDRLTSPEAARLVENAVRDHFDHFLSDNLERGKALLGSVMERMDERLRRKAEREIKRKTATNAKKVRLPGKLTDCSGEGDGETELFIVEGDSAGGSAKQARDRKTQAILPIRGKILNVASATADKIRANQEIADLNLALGCGTRKDCNPDNLRYDRIVIMTDADVDGAHIATLLMTFFFQEMPEVVRRGHLYLAQPPLYRLTAGKESAYARDEAHRAELEATVFKGKKVEVGRFKGLGEMNPQQLRETTMAPATRSLLRITLPTEHEQRFAVKDLVDRLMGRNPEHRFTFIQNRAGEVDRDLIDA, from the coding sequence ATGCCAGACGATCTTTTCGACAAGCTGCCGACAGCCGGCGGCGAATCCTATGATGGTGCCGCGATCGAAGTGCTGGAGGGGCTTGAGCCTGTCCGCAGGCGTCCCGGCATGTACATCGGCGGCACGGACGAGCGCGCGCTTCACCACCTCGCCGCCGAAGTGCTCGACAACGCGATGGACGAAGCGGTTGCAGGATTTGCCAACCGCATCGAAGTGACGCTGGAGGATGAGCCCGGAAGCGCCGGCCGCCTGACCATTACCGACAACGGGCGCGGCATTCCGGTGGACGAACATCCCAAGTTCCCCGGCAAGTCGGCGCTGGAAGTGATTCTCACCACGCTGCATTCGGGCGGCAAGTTTTCGGGCAAGGCCTATGCCACCAGCGGCGGCCTGCACGGCGTGGGTGTTTCGGTCGTCAATGCGCTGTCGTCGCTGACGCGCATAGAAGTGGCCCGCAACAAGGAACTGTTCGCGCAGGAATTTTCGCGCGGCGCGCCGACAACCGGCCTCCAGAAGATCGGCGCTGCGCCCAACCGGCGCGGCACCAGCGTAACCTTCGTGCCCGATACCGAGATTTTCGGAAGCCAGAAATTCAAACCGGCGCGCCTGTTCCGGCTGGTGCGATCGAAGGCCTATCTTTTCGCGGGCGTGGAAATCCGCTGGAAATGCGCACCCTCGCTGGCCAGCGAAGACGTGCCGGAAGAGGCGACGTTCCAGTTCCCCGGCGGGCTGGCGGATCACCTTTCCGAACAGTTGCAAGGCCGCGAATGCGTGACCAGCGCGCCGTTTTCCGGCTCTCAGGATTTTCCGGCCAACGACGCGGGGCAAGAACAGGGCCGCGTCGAATGGGCCATCGCCTGGCCGCTATGGTCCGACGGGTCATACAGCTATTACTGCAACACCATTCCCACGCCGGACGGCGGCACGCACGAACAGGGGCTGCGCGCCGCGCTGACCAAGGGAATCCGCGCCTTTGGCGAACTGGTCGGCCAGAAGAAGGCCAAGGACATCGCGCCCGAAGACGTCGTTACCGGCAGCGAGGTGATGCTGTCGGTCTTCATTCGCGATCCCCAGTTCCAGAGCCAGACCAAGGATCGCCTGACCAGCCCGGAAGCCGCGCGGCTGGTGGAAAACGCGGTGCGCGATCACTTCGACCATTTCCTTTCCGACAACCTTGAGCGGGGCAAGGCGCTGCTCGGCTCTGTCATGGAGCGGATGGACGAACGCCTGCGCCGCAAGGCCGAGCGCGAGATCAAGCGCAAGACCGCGACCAACGCGAAGAAAGTGCGCCTGCCGGGCAAACTGACCGACTGTTCGGGCGAAGGTGACGGCGAAACCGAACTGTTCATCGTTGAAGGAGACAGCGCCGGCGGCAGCGCCAAGCAGGCGCGCGACCGCAAGACGCAGGCGATCCTGCCGATCCGCGGCAAGATCCTGAACGTCGCCAGCGCAACCGCAGACAAGATCCGCGCCAACCAGGAAATCGCCGACCTGAACCTTGCGCTGGGCTGCGGCACCCGCAAGGACTGCAACCCGGACAACCTGCGCTATGATCGCATCGTGATCATGACCGACGCCGACGTGGACGGCGCGCATATCGCGACCTTGCTGATGACGTTCTTCTTCCAGGAAATGCCCGAAGTGGTGCGCAGGGGGCACCTCTACCTCGCCCAGCCGCCGCTCTACCGGCTCACCGCCGGAAAAGAGAGCGCCTATGCCCGCGACGAAGCGCATCGCGCCGAGCTGGAAGCGACCGTGTTCAAGGGAAAGAAGGTGGAAGTCGGGCGCTTCAAGGGGCTTGGCGAGATGAACCCGCAGCAGCTTCGCGAAACGACGATGGCACCGGCAACGCGTTCGTTGTTGCGCATAACGCTGCCCACCGAACACGAACAACGCTTTGCGGTGAAAGACCTGGTCGACCGGCTGATGGGCCGCAACCCCGAACACCGTTTCACGTTCATCCAGAACCGGGCGGGCGAAGTGGATCGCGACCTGATCGACGCCTGA
- a CDS encoding penicillin-binding protein activator: MFILAVMDRVTECGKMAKSGFGRQALIGRRLVVAGTLALLAGCQVIPSAHGPETAPPPERPAEKGPQAGVLPTDTSRHRIALLLPLSGSNATVGQSIANAATMALLDTNAQNIRITTYDTAANPVAAARKAVADGNRLILGPLLSDNVVKVAGVARPAKVPMITYSNDVDVANRDVFVLGQVPGQAVARVIGYAKAHGVNRISAVIPSGVYGQRASASLLRASRADKVTVSDIEVYDRTPASLASAVQKVKQKDNYDAVLIADGARMALQAGTLIGPGPRLLGTELWSGEASIARSPALRGAWFAAVSDARWPQFQKSYRSRFGSSPSRLATLGYDSVLLTLNVARDWKPGTLFPTARLYDKDGFIGLDGVFRFASDGVAERAMDVREVEDGTFSIVSPAPSRF; the protein is encoded by the coding sequence GTGTTCATTCTTGCCGTCATGGACCGGGTCACGGAGTGCGGCAAGATGGCGAAGAGTGGTTTTGGCAGGCAGGCGCTGATCGGGCGCAGGCTGGTGGTGGCGGGAACGCTCGCCCTTCTGGCGGGCTGCCAGGTCATTCCCAGCGCCCACGGCCCCGAAACCGCCCCCCCGCCGGAACGTCCCGCCGAAAAGGGTCCGCAGGCGGGCGTGCTGCCGACCGATACCTCGCGTCACCGCATCGCGCTGCTCCTGCCGCTTTCGGGCTCAAATGCCACGGTCGGGCAATCGATCGCCAATGCGGCGACAATGGCGCTGCTCGACACCAATGCCCAGAACATCCGCATCACCACATACGATACAGCCGCGAACCCGGTGGCTGCGGCGCGCAAGGCCGTGGCGGACGGCAACCGCCTGATCCTGGGGCCGCTGTTGTCCGACAACGTGGTGAAGGTGGCCGGTGTCGCCCGGCCCGCCAAGGTGCCGATGATCACCTATTCGAACGACGTTGACGTGGCCAACCGCGATGTTTTCGTCCTGGGCCAGGTTCCCGGCCAGGCCGTCGCGCGGGTGATCGGATATGCCAAGGCACACGGCGTGAACCGCATTTCCGCCGTGATCCCCAGCGGCGTTTATGGCCAGCGCGCGTCCGCTTCGTTGCTGCGTGCGTCGCGGGCGGACAAGGTTACGGTGTCCGACATCGAAGTGTACGACCGCACGCCCGCTTCGCTGGCGTCCGCCGTGCAGAAGGTGAAGCAGAAGGACAACTATGACGCGGTGCTGATCGCCGACGGCGCGCGCATGGCGCTTCAGGCCGGGACGCTGATCGGTCCGGGGCCGCGCCTTCTGGGTACGGAATTGTGGAGCGGAGAAGCCAGCATCGCGCGCAGCCCGGCGCTGCGCGGCGCGTGGTTTGCCGCCGTTTCGGATGCGCGTTGGCCGCAGTTCCAGAAAAGCTATCGCAGCCGCTTCGGCTCCTCCCCGTCGCGCCTTGCGACGCTTGGCTATGACAGCGTTCTGCTCACGCTGAATGTCGCGCGCGACTGGAAGCCGGGAACGCTGTTCCCCACCGCGCGGCTTTACGACAAGGACGGGTTCATCGGGCTGGACGGCGTATTCCGTTTTGCCTCCGATGGCGTGGCCGAGCGGGCGATGGACGTGCGCGAAGTGGAAGACGGCACGTTCTCGATCGTGTCGCCCGCCCCTTCGCGCTTCTGA
- the rsmI gene encoding 16S rRNA (cytidine(1402)-2'-O)-methyltransferase, translated as MNTPSLEPGLYIVATPIGNLGDVSRRAEAVLAACDLVACEDTRITGKLLNHLNIRKTMRRYDDHADAAARERLLAEMGEKAVVLVSDAGTPLISDPGYRLVREARERGIAVTSIPGASAAIVALTLAGLPTDRFLFAGFLPVKAKAREDTLKELSGVPATLVFYETGPRLVASLEAVASALPGREVAVARELTKLHEECRTGTADDLAAHYRAHPPKGEIVLMAGPPLAPQAPGEADIDALLRAALAEMPPSKAAGQVARAHGLDRKALYARAMELKA; from the coding sequence ATGAACACGCCGTCGCTTGAACCCGGGCTGTATATAGTCGCAACCCCGATTGGCAATCTCGGTGACGTTTCGCGTCGCGCCGAAGCGGTGCTGGCCGCGTGCGACCTGGTCGCCTGCGAAGACACCCGTATAACCGGCAAGCTTTTGAATCACCTGAACATTCGCAAGACGATGCGGCGCTATGACGACCATGCCGATGCCGCCGCGCGGGAACGCCTGCTCGCCGAAATGGGTGAAAAAGCGGTCGTATTGGTCAGCGACGCGGGAACCCCGCTGATTTCCGATCCCGGATACCGGCTGGTGCGCGAGGCGCGCGAAAGGGGGATCGCGGTGACCAGCATCCCCGGTGCCAGCGCGGCGATCGTGGCGCTGACGCTGGCGGGTCTTCCCACCGATCGCTTCCTGTTCGCCGGTTTCCTGCCGGTGAAGGCGAAAGCGCGGGAGGATACGTTGAAGGAACTGTCCGGCGTTCCCGCAACGCTGGTGTTCTATGAAACGGGGCCGCGCCTCGTCGCCTCGCTCGAAGCCGTGGCGTCGGCGTTGCCGGGGCGGGAAGTGGCGGTGGCGCGTGAGTTGACCAAGCTGCACGAGGAATGCCGCACCGGCACCGCCGATGATCTTGCGGCCCACTATCGCGCTCATCCGCCCAAGGGCGAGATCGTGCTGATGGCGGGGCCGCCACTCGCACCGCAGGCGCCCGGCGAGGCCGATATCGACGCGCTGCTGCGCGCGGCGCTTGCGGAAATGCCGCCGTCGAAGGCGGCAGGGCAGGTGGCGAGGGCACATGGCCTCGACCGCAAGGCGCTTTATGCGCGGGCGATGGAATTGAAAGCGTGA
- a CDS encoding YraN family protein, with the protein MNRRRVAAERQGRRGERAAELWLRAMGWSILDRRRKTPAGEIDLVARSGGTVVFVEVKWRARAADLDHAIDEYRLRRVAAAAEMVAHEYAANGDDMRVDVILLAPRSLPRHIVNAWQPY; encoded by the coding sequence GTGAACCGGCGGCGCGTCGCGGCCGAACGGCAGGGGCGGCGGGGAGAGCGCGCCGCGGAACTGTGGCTGCGCGCAATGGGCTGGTCGATCCTCGACCGCCGCCGCAAGACGCCCGCGGGCGAGATAGACCTTGTTGCACGATCGGGCGGGACGGTCGTTTTCGTCGAAGTCAAATGGCGGGCAAGGGCCGCCGATCTTGACCATGCGATAGACGAATACCGGTTGCGGCGCGTGGCCGCCGCCGCCGAAATGGTTGCGCACGAATATGCGGCGAATGGCGATGACATGCGCGTGGACGTGATCCTGCTTGCACCGCGCAGCTTGCCCCGCCACATCGTGAACGCGTGGCAGCCATATTAG
- the gshB gene encoding glutathione synthase, translating into MTLRIAVQMDPLQSINIAGDSSFALMLSAQERGHEIYHYDVGSLTLDEDDRLIAHANPVTVQWVEGDHFHLGERRRIDLVKDVDVVLMRQDPPFDMGYITATHLLERIEGQTLVVNNPRSVRNAPEKVMVLDYRRFMPPTLVTRSVEEVRAFQKRHGAVVIKPIHGNGGKAIFKISEAGENLSALFEVFNQTWPEPHMVQAFLPEVAEGDKRIVLVDGEVAGAINRKPGEGEFRSNLAVGGYAEETRLTPREEEICAALGPELKRLGLIFVGIDVIGGKWLTEINVTSPTGIVAIDKFNGTDTPGMIWDAIEARL; encoded by the coding sequence TTGACCCTACGAATTGCAGTCCAGATGGACCCGCTCCAATCGATCAACATCGCCGGCGATTCGAGCTTCGCCCTGATGCTGTCCGCGCAGGAGCGCGGGCACGAAATCTATCATTACGATGTCGGATCGTTGACGCTGGATGAAGATGACCGGCTGATCGCCCATGCCAACCCGGTGACGGTGCAGTGGGTGGAAGGCGATCATTTCCACTTGGGCGAACGCCGCCGGATCGACCTTGTGAAAGATGTCGACGTGGTGCTGATGCGGCAGGACCCGCCTTTCGACATGGGATATATTACCGCCACGCACCTGCTTGAACGGATCGAAGGGCAGACGCTGGTGGTCAACAACCCGCGCAGCGTCCGCAACGCGCCCGAAAAGGTCATGGTGCTCGATTATCGCCGGTTCATGCCGCCAACGCTCGTCACGCGATCGGTGGAGGAAGTGCGCGCGTTCCAGAAGCGCCACGGCGCGGTGGTGATAAAGCCGATCCACGGCAATGGCGGCAAGGCGATCTTCAAGATTTCCGAAGCGGGCGAAAACCTATCCGCGCTGTTCGAGGTGTTCAACCAGACCTGGCCCGAACCCCACATGGTGCAGGCGTTCCTTCCCGAAGTGGCCGAAGGCGACAAGCGCATCGTGCTGGTCGATGGCGAAGTCGCGGGCGCGATCAACCGCAAGCCGGGCGAGGGGGAGTTCCGGTCCAACCTTGCCGTGGGCGGCTATGCCGAAGAAACGCGCCTTACCCCGCGCGAAGAGGAAATCTGCGCCGCGCTTGGCCCCGAACTGAAGCGGCTGGGCCTGATCTTCGTCGGCATAGACGTGATCGGCGGCAAGTGGCTGACGGAGATCAACGTCACTTCGCCGACCGGCATCGTCGCGATCGACAAGTTCAACGGCACCGATACGCCGGGCATGATCTGGGACGCGATAGAGGCGCGCTTATAG
- a CDS encoding DedA family protein: MNDWIIHLIEGGGYWGIAFLMVLENVFPPIPSELIMGIGGISVAQGRMEIAPLMLFGTVGSTLGNYAWFLFGRAVGYQRLRPLVRRWGRWLTLDWRAVEALVRFFQSHGQWVVLGARVSPFMRTMISLPAGLARMGHAKFLAFTFVGAAAWNAVLVGAGYFLGKNFGEIDKYLGPVSTGIVVVIVLAYIWRVIRWKPRGTKD, translated from the coding sequence ATGAACGACTGGATCATCCACCTGATCGAGGGCGGCGGCTATTGGGGCATCGCCTTCCTGATGGTGCTCGAAAACGTGTTTCCGCCGATCCCGTCGGAGCTCATCATGGGCATCGGCGGGATCAGCGTTGCGCAGGGGCGCATGGAGATTGCGCCGTTGATGCTGTTCGGCACGGTCGGATCGACGCTTGGCAACTATGCATGGTTCCTGTTCGGCCGCGCCGTCGGGTACCAGCGGTTGCGGCCGCTGGTGCGCCGCTGGGGCCGGTGGCTGACGCTCGACTGGCGCGCGGTGGAGGCGCTGGTGCGCTTCTTCCAGAGCCACGGGCAATGGGTGGTGCTGGGCGCGCGCGTCTCTCCGTTCATGCGCACGATGATCTCGCTGCCCGCGGGCCTTGCGCGCATGGGGCACGCGAAGTTCCTGGCCTTCACGTTCGTGGGCGCGGCGGCGTGGAACGCGGTGCTGGTTGGCGCCGGCTACTTCCTGGGGAAGAACTTCGGCGAGATCGACAAGTACTTAGGCCCGGTCTCGACGGGGATCGTCGTGGTGATCGTGCTTGCCTATATCTGGCGGGTGATCCGCTGGAAGCCGCGCGGAACGAAGGACTGA
- the accC gene encoding acetyl-CoA carboxylase biotin carboxylase subunit, with amino-acid sequence MAISRILIANRGEIALRIHRAAHEMGIETVAVHSTADADAMHVRLADHAVCIGPPAAKDSYLNVAAIISAAEITQADAIHPGYGFLSENAKFAEIVEAHDLIWIGPKPEHIRTMGDKVEAKRTAGALGLPLVPGSDGAVESIEDAKKVAAEIGYPVLVKAASGGGGRGMKVVPDEEQLESLVSQAKSEARNAFGDDTVYLEKYLGNPRHIEFQVFGDGNGEAIHLGERDCSLQRRHQKVLEEATSPVISDTERDRMGGIVAKAMADMGYRGAGTIEFLWEDGEFYFIEMNTRLQVEHPVTEAITGVDLVREQIRIADGKPLSVKQDEIRFTGHAIECRINAEDPETFAPSPGLVTSYHAAGGMHVRVDSGLYAGYRIPPYYDSMIAKLIVYGRTREGCIMRLRRALEEMVIEGVKTSIPLHQKLLREPDFLSGDYSIKWLEEWLDRQKG; translated from the coding sequence ATGGCGATCAGCCGGATTCTTATCGCCAACCGGGGCGAAATCGCACTGCGCATCCACCGCGCGGCGCACGAAATGGGCATCGAAACGGTCGCCGTGCATTCCACCGCGGATGCCGATGCCATGCACGTCCGCCTGGCAGACCACGCGGTGTGCATCGGCCCGCCCGCGGCGAAGGACAGCTATCTCAACGTCGCGGCAATCATCTCTGCGGCCGAGATCACGCAGGCCGACGCGATCCATCCGGGATACGGCTTCCTGTCGGAGAACGCCAAGTTCGCCGAAATCGTCGAAGCGCATGACCTGATCTGGATCGGCCCCAAGCCCGAACATATCCGCACGATGGGCGACAAGGTTGAGGCCAAGCGCACCGCGGGCGCGCTGGGCCTGCCCCTCGTCCCCGGATCGGACGGCGCGGTGGAATCGATTGAGGACGCGAAAAAGGTCGCGGCGGAAATCGGCTATCCCGTGCTGGTAAAGGCCGCCAGCGGCGGCGGCGGTCGTGGCATGAAAGTGGTGCCGGACGAGGAGCAGCTCGAATCGCTTGTCAGCCAGGCGAAGAGCGAGGCCCGGAACGCCTTCGGCGACGATACCGTCTATCTCGAAAAATACCTCGGCAACCCGCGCCATATCGAGTTCCAGGTGTTCGGCGACGGAAATGGCGAGGCGATCCACCTGGGCGAGCGCGATTGTTCGTTGCAGCGCCGCCACCAGAAGGTGCTGGAAGAAGCCACCTCCCCCGTCATCAGCGACACGGAACGCGACCGCATGGGCGGCATCGTCGCCAAGGCGATGGCCGACATGGGGTATCGCGGCGCGGGCACGATCGAGTTCCTTTGGGAAGACGGCGAATTCTACTTCATCGAGATGAACACGCGCCTCCAGGTTGAACACCCGGTGACCGAAGCGATCACCGGCGTCGACCTGGTGCGCGAACAGATCCGCATTGCCGACGGCAAGCCGCTTTCGGTGAAGCAGGACGAGATCCGCTTCACCGGCCATGCGATCGAATGCCGCATCAACGCCGAAGACCCGGAAACCTTCGCGCCCTCGCCCGGCCTCGTCACCAGCTATCATGCGGCGGGCGGCATGCACGTGCGCGTCGATTCGGGCCTTTATGCGGGCTATCGCATCCCGCCCTATTACGATTCGATGATCGCCAAGCTGATCGTCTATGGCCGCACGCGCGAGGGATGCATCATGCGTCTGCGCCGCGCGCTTGAGGAAATGGTGATCGAAGGCGTGAAAACCTCGATCCCGCTGCACCAGAAACTGCTGCGCGAACCCGATTTCCTGAGCGGCGACTATTCGATCAAGTGGCTGGAGGAATGGCTGGACAGGCAGAAGGGCTGA
- the accB gene encoding acetyl-CoA carboxylase biotin carboxyl carrier protein, with product MGQERAAGAGSKMAIDSKLVRELAELLSDTGLSEIEVEDGDRKIRVARTLTAAAPVTVAAPAAAAAPAPAAPAPATSAAPAAPEAPANAIKSPMVGTVYLSSEPGAAPFVSAGQAVKAGDTLLIVEAMKVMNPITAPAAGTVKQILVDNAQPVEFDQPLVVVE from the coding sequence ATGGGTCAAGAGCGCGCCGCCGGGGCTGGCAGCAAGATGGCTATCGACAGCAAGCTGGTTCGTGAGCTTGCGGAACTGCTGTCCGACACGGGGCTTTCCGAAATCGAGGTTGAGGACGGCGATCGCAAGATCCGCGTCGCGCGCACGCTTACGGCGGCCGCACCCGTCACCGTGGCCGCACCCGCCGCAGCGGCGGCGCCCGCGCCTGCCGCACCGGCGCCGGCGACATCCGCCGCACCTGCCGCACCCGAAGCGCCTGCAAACGCGATCAAGTCGCCGATGGTCGGCACCGTCTATCTCTCGTCCGAACCGGGCGCGGCCCCGTTCGTAAGCGCGGGTCAGGCCGTGAAGGCGGGCGATACGCTGCTGATCGTGGAAGCGATGAAGGTCATGAACCCGATTACCGCGCCCGCCGCGGGAACGGTGAAGCAGATTCTGGTCGACAATGCCCAGCCGGTAGAGTTCGACCAACCTCTGGTGGTGGTCGAGTAA
- the aroQ gene encoding type II 3-dehydroquinate dehydratase — MTDTSTILVLNGPNLNLLGLREPEIYGSDTLDDIAGMLEDRARELGLEIDLRQSNHEGHLVDWLHEAQATGAKAVLLNAGAFTHTSIALHDAIKGIRTPVIEVHLSNPHTREEFRHKSYVGMAAKGTIAGFGATSYLLALEAAARL; from the coding sequence ATGACTGACACTTCGACGATTCTCGTCCTCAACGGACCCAACCTCAACCTGCTCGGCCTGCGCGAGCCGGAGATTTACGGGTCCGACACGCTGGACGACATTGCCGGCATGCTGGAAGACCGCGCCCGCGAGCTGGGCCTGGAAATCGACCTTCGCCAGTCGAACCACGAAGGCCATCTGGTCGACTGGTTGCACGAAGCGCAGGCGACCGGCGCGAAAGCGGTGTTGTTGAACGCGGGCGCCTTTACCCACACCTCGATCGCGCTGCACGACGCAATCAAGGGCATCCGCACGCCGGTGATAGAGGTTCACCTGTCCAACCCGCACACGCGCGAGGAATTTCGCCACAAGAGCTATGTCGGGATGGCGGCGAAAGGCACGATCGCCGGATTCGGGGCAACCAGCTACCTGCTCGCGCTTGAGGCTGCGGCCCGGCTCTGA